In Streptomyces alboniger, the following are encoded in one genomic region:
- a CDS encoding helix-turn-helix transcriptional regulator: protein MSLPDLVRLRQARDRMDRDYAQPLDVPALARDSLMSAGHFSRSFRAAYGETPYSYLMTRRIERAKALLRRGDLSVTEVCMAVGCTSLGSFSSRFAEVVGESPSAYRARDHGSGADVPACLAKIYTRPVRNGEAKPPGAP from the coding sequence GTGTCCCTTCCCGACCTCGTCCGGCTGCGCCAGGCCCGTGACCGCATGGACCGTGACTACGCGCAACCGCTGGACGTCCCCGCCCTCGCGCGGGACTCCCTGATGTCCGCGGGGCACTTCTCGCGCAGCTTCCGCGCGGCCTACGGCGAGACGCCGTACAGCTATCTCATGACCCGCCGCATCGAGCGCGCCAAGGCGCTGCTGCGGCGCGGCGACCTGAGCGTGACGGAGGTGTGCATGGCGGTGGGGTGTACGTCACTGGGGTCGTTCAGCTCGCGGTTCGCCGAGGTGGTCGGGGAGAGCCCGAGCGCGTACCGGGCCCGGGATCACGGCTCGGGCGCCGACGTCCCGGCCTGCCTCGCCAAGATCTACACCCGACCGGTCAGGAACGGAGAAGCGAAACCTCCCGGCGCTCCCTAG
- a CDS encoding VOC family protein — protein sequence MEINLAQCFIAVDDHDKALAFYRDALGLEVRNDVGFEGMRWVTVGSPTQAGVEIVLEPPLADPNATESDRQAMAELMAKGHLRGVIFRTDDVDAAFERIRAAGGEVLQEPMDQPYGVRDCAFRDPAGNMIRFNQPRKK from the coding sequence ATGGAAATCAATCTCGCACAGTGCTTCATCGCCGTCGACGACCACGACAAGGCGCTCGCTTTCTACCGCGACGCACTCGGCCTGGAGGTGCGCAACGACGTCGGGTTCGAGGGCATGCGCTGGGTGACCGTCGGCTCGCCCACGCAAGCGGGCGTGGAGATCGTCCTCGAACCGCCGCTCGCCGACCCGAACGCCACGGAATCCGACCGGCAGGCGATGGCCGAGCTGATGGCCAAGGGCCATCTGCGCGGAGTCATCTTCCGGACCGACGACGTCGACGCCGCGTTCGAGCGGATCCGCGCCGCGGGCGGCGAGGTCCTTCAGGAGCCGATGGACCAGCCCTACGGCGTACGCGACTGCGCCTTCCGCGACCCCGCGGGCAACATGATCCGCTTCAACCAGCCGCGGAAGAAGTAG
- a CDS encoding winged helix-turn-helix transcriptional regulator yields MTRSRANDPNVCGVTAAIAVIDGKWKTALLWPLESGPHRPGEILRLLPGLTEKVLTQALREMEADGLVHREVHDVRPLKTVYSLTEFGRDLCEALAPLADWGHRRLDRLVAGERPASQPESVAV; encoded by the coding sequence ATGACGCGCAGCCGCGCCAATGACCCGAATGTGTGCGGTGTGACGGCCGCGATCGCCGTGATCGACGGCAAGTGGAAGACGGCGCTGCTCTGGCCGCTGGAGAGCGGCCCGCACCGGCCCGGGGAGATCCTGCGGCTGCTGCCGGGGCTCACCGAGAAGGTGCTGACGCAGGCGCTGCGCGAGATGGAGGCGGACGGCCTGGTGCACCGGGAGGTGCACGACGTACGGCCGTTGAAGACCGTCTACTCCCTCACGGAGTTCGGCCGTGACCTCTGCGAGGCGCTGGCGCCCCTGGCGGACTGGGGGCACCGCCGCCTGGACCGGCTGGTCGCCGGTGAGCGGCCGGCGTCCCAGCCCGAGTCGGTCGCTGTATAG
- a CDS encoding NAD(P)-dependent oxidoreductase yields MSSYVEQSAVTVVGLGPMGRALASAFLDAGVRTTVWNRTPGRDTELIARGALGARTVEEAVAASPLTVVCVVNYDASDAVLRPDAVTAALKGRTLVNLSADIPDRARDTARWAAEQGIAYLDGAIMSPTTTIGTPQGVFLHSGPAELYERHRPVLDALGGSHTYLGEDIGRAAAYDIALLDIFWTAMTGYMHALAVAKAEGITARELAPFAEGIGAIMAPVFAETAGEVDDATFSGEGNPISSAASTMAHVIHTSEAHGIEAGVMRAAEGLARRVIAEGHGADGATRMVELLSRR; encoded by the coding sequence ATGTCGTCGTACGTCGAACAGTCTGCCGTCACCGTCGTCGGCCTGGGCCCGATGGGCCGGGCCCTCGCCTCCGCCTTCCTGGACGCCGGGGTCCGGACGACCGTGTGGAACCGCACGCCGGGGCGGGACACCGAGCTGATCGCGCGGGGCGCGCTCGGCGCGCGTACGGTCGAGGAGGCGGTCGCGGCGAGCCCGTTGACCGTCGTGTGTGTCGTCAATTACGACGCCTCGGACGCCGTGCTGCGCCCGGACGCGGTCACGGCGGCGCTGAAGGGGCGCACGCTGGTGAACCTCAGCGCCGACATCCCCGACCGGGCACGTGACACCGCGCGGTGGGCCGCCGAGCAGGGCATCGCGTACCTGGACGGCGCGATCATGTCGCCGACCACCACGATCGGCACACCCCAGGGCGTCTTCCTCCACAGCGGCCCCGCCGAGCTGTACGAGCGGCACCGCCCCGTCCTGGACGCGCTGGGCGGCAGCCACACGTACCTCGGCGAGGACATCGGCCGGGCGGCGGCGTACGACATCGCGCTGCTCGACATCTTCTGGACCGCGATGACGGGTTACATGCACGCCCTCGCGGTCGCGAAGGCGGAGGGCATCACCGCGCGGGAGCTGGCCCCCTTCGCCGAGGGCATCGGCGCGATCATGGCCCCGGTCTTCGCGGAGACCGCCGGTGAGGTGGACGACGCCACCTTCTCGGGCGAGGGCAACCCGATCTCCTCGGCGGCCTCGACGATGGCCCACGTCATCCACACCTCCGAGGCCCACGGCATCGAGGCGGGGGTGATGCGTGCCGCCGAGGGCCTGGCGCGGCGCGTCATCGCCGAGGGCCACGGGGCCGACGGGGCGACGCGGATGGTGGAACTGCTCAGCCGCCGCTGA
- a CDS encoding helix-turn-helix domain-containing protein, which yields MVVAEEIGIPSWDLYELSIPLTVFGKPQPDLSDHWYDLRLCASDEHAVGGGDFGLALRTPYGLEGLAGADTVIVTSVPDACAEEGEPLPPGLTDALRAAHAGGARMVSLCTGAFALAEAGLLDGRRATAHWMHAAQLAARYPKVTVDDSVLYVDEGDVLTSAGLTAGIDLCLHLVRRDLGAHVANQLARRMVVPAHRPGGQAQFIDLSVPETDDAGLGPVLEWARAHLDRPLTVDDLARRAAMSPRTFYRRLHAATGTTPLQWLLNQRLARAQGLLESTDLPVEKVGELSGLGTANNLRHHFLKQVGVSPGDYRRSFFSRRPGPALSGG from the coding sequence GTGGTCGTGGCCGAGGAGATAGGGATCCCGTCCTGGGATCTGTACGAACTGAGCATCCCCCTCACGGTGTTCGGCAAGCCACAGCCCGACCTGTCCGACCACTGGTACGACCTGCGCTTGTGCGCGTCGGACGAACACGCCGTGGGCGGGGGTGATTTCGGGCTGGCGCTGCGCACCCCCTACGGGCTCGAAGGCCTCGCCGGGGCGGACACCGTCATCGTGACCTCCGTACCGGACGCGTGCGCCGAGGAAGGCGAGCCGCTGCCGCCGGGCCTCACCGACGCCCTGCGCGCGGCCCACGCGGGCGGCGCCCGTATGGTCTCGCTGTGCACCGGAGCCTTCGCACTCGCCGAGGCGGGCCTCCTGGACGGCCGCAGAGCCACCGCGCACTGGATGCACGCCGCCCAACTGGCCGCCCGGTATCCGAAGGTGACGGTCGACGACTCGGTCCTCTACGTGGACGAAGGTGACGTCCTGACCAGCGCGGGCCTGACCGCCGGCATCGACCTCTGCCTGCATCTGGTCCGCCGCGACCTGGGCGCCCACGTCGCCAACCAGCTGGCGCGGCGGATGGTGGTGCCCGCCCACCGGCCCGGCGGCCAGGCCCAGTTCATCGACCTGTCCGTACCCGAGACGGACGACGCGGGCCTCGGCCCGGTACTGGAATGGGCCCGCGCGCACCTGGACCGGCCGCTGACCGTCGACGACCTGGCACGCCGGGCCGCGATGAGCCCCCGCACCTTCTACCGCCGTCTCCACGCGGCCACCGGCACGACCCCGCTCCAGTGGCTGCTCAACCAGCGCCTGGCGCGGGCCCAGGGCCTCCTGGAGTCCACGGACCTGCCGGTGGAGAAGGTGGGCGAGTTGAGCGGCCTCGGCACGGCCAACAACCTCCGCCACCACTTCCTCAAACAGGTCGGGGTGTCACCGGGGGACTACCGGCGGTCCTTCTTCAGCCGCCGGCCGGGCCCCGCGCTCAGCGGCGGCTGA
- a CDS encoding NAD(P)-dependent oxidoreductase: protein MNAQHSHPAPSPASTPVTVIGLGLMGSALAATLLDRGHPTTVWNRSPQKAKPLADAGAHVAATPEDAVAASGLVLVCVLDYDALHAVLDPLAEAGGLAGKSLVNLTSGAPEQAVEMAAWAGRHGAGYLDGGIMTTPPGVGNPEMMFLYSGSEAVFEAHRPTLATLGDPLYLGAEPGMASLYDSALLGLMWATFTGWLHGTALVTSDGTTAADFTRIALRWLTGAVSGFVTTYAPQVDAGRYPGDDATVDVQITAIDHLIHAAHARGIDNSLPHLLKSTMERTAAAGHGSDSYASVIEALRGPKRR from the coding sequence ATGAACGCACAGCACTCGCACCCCGCCCCCAGCCCCGCCTCCACCCCCGTCACCGTCATCGGCCTCGGCCTCATGGGCTCCGCCCTCGCCGCCACCCTCCTGGACCGGGGTCACCCCACCACCGTCTGGAACCGCTCCCCGCAGAAGGCCAAGCCCCTCGCCGACGCCGGCGCGCACGTGGCGGCGACCCCGGAGGACGCCGTCGCCGCGAGCGGCCTCGTCCTGGTCTGCGTACTGGACTACGACGCGCTGCACGCCGTCCTCGACCCGCTGGCCGAGGCGGGCGGCCTCGCCGGGAAGTCCCTGGTCAACCTCACGTCCGGCGCTCCTGAGCAGGCCGTGGAGATGGCGGCGTGGGCCGGCCGGCACGGCGCGGGCTACCTCGACGGCGGCATCATGACGACCCCGCCGGGCGTCGGGAACCCCGAGATGATGTTCCTCTACAGCGGCTCGGAGGCCGTGTTCGAGGCACACCGCCCCACCCTCGCAACGCTGGGCGATCCGCTCTACCTCGGCGCCGAACCGGGCATGGCCTCGCTGTACGACTCCGCCCTGCTCGGCCTGATGTGGGCGACGTTCACGGGCTGGCTGCACGGCACCGCGCTGGTGACCTCCGACGGGACGACGGCCGCGGACTTCACGCGGATCGCCCTGCGCTGGCTGACCGGCGCCGTCTCCGGTTTCGTGACGACGTACGCGCCCCAGGTGGACGCCGGGCGGTATCCGGGGGACGACGCCACGGTCGACGTACAGATCACCGCGATCGACCACCTCATCCACGCCGCGCACGCGCGCGGCATCGACAACTCCCTGCCCCACCTGCTCAAGTCGACGATGGAGCGCACCGCCGCCGCGGGCCACGGCTCCGACAGCTACGCGAGCGTGATCGAGGCGCTGCGCGGCCCGAAACGCCGGTAA